In one window of Drosophila ananassae strain 14024-0371.13 chromosome XR, ASM1763931v2, whole genome shotgun sequence DNA:
- the LOC123257684 gene encoding uncharacterized protein LOC123257684: protein MCRTPIQAHTPGKEVARIRQLADFLSEFQCNINTTVQREKNISKRTHKCYQLELLPLRIHLGLYRFLAIFVAFVGCVKIYALDAFMAHEGPLPLRRLSHCLWLWSWSWSWSWSWSWILDSGHVYGVSSGN, encoded by the exons ATGTGCAGGACACCCATACAGGCACACACGCCTGGCAAGGAGGTCGCAAGGATACGCCAGTTAGCCGACTTCTTGTCGGAATTCCAATGCAACATAAACACCACggtacagagagagaaaaatatatcaaaaagGACTCACAAATG CTACCAACTTGAGCTTCTTCCTCTTCGCATTCATCTAGGGCTTTATCGGTTTCTGGCCATttttgttgcctttgttgGCTGCGTGAAAATTTACGCGCTTGACGCTTTTATGGCTCATGAGGGCCCATTGCCGTTGCGTCGTCTAAGCCATTGTCTTTGGCtttggtcctggtcctggtcctggtcctggtcctggtcctggatTCTGGATTCTGGCCATGTTTATGGAGTTTCGTCCGGCAATTAA
- the LOC6504407 gene encoding importin subunit alpha translates to MDKPGPGPNQSVYKKGGYDPEESRSRRHEVTVELRKSKKEDELMKRRNIGQELQSDTDSKTKTPQMMEYENNNDDEEMKDVEKNNMQIMLYSNNNNEAKPKANDKDNGSGDDIDVVMNTVQEIMLAVGGSIDEEYQFLGIQSARKLLSHLRHPPIDMLIHYGLLPYCVEFLKRHHNPKLQLEAAWTLTNVASGTSEQTMAVVNAGAVPHLVALLRSKSKDVVEQAIWALSNISGDGPECRDLVHCFNIIDYILPLLNVPDPITFGRNLTWLIAVLCRGPMEPPSFSQVARLLPHLVHQLNNTPDIQVLSNTVWAFTYMTDRNYHQIRVVLQSGAVPRIIGFLDHANIAVLMPALRCIANIITKSDELTDLMISLGVLPYLAKLLQHEKLVVIKLTSWIVSNMSYNQNHIQAMLEAHVYTQLGKIMSQGDFRIQREVVWCITNTIASATPLQNITMVDDCGVLKPFVEMLGSQDTRTLLIVLTGIGSLFNLAVKLGATPSFCLKFEELGGLDRVEKLQMHYHMDVYEMAFEIIDTYYPEVEDSGGNHRAPKQRSPRRGAGDGASQEELEAALTGPGSAGPGLSADGQSFELSGPPMPEGGFHF, encoded by the coding sequence ATGGATAAACCGGGACCGGGCCCCAATCAGAGCGTCTACAAGAAAGGAGGCTATGATCCTGAGGAGTCGCGGTCTCGTCGGCATGAGGTCACCGTGGAGTTGCGGAAGTCCAAGAAGGAGGACGAGCTGATGAAGAGGCGGAACATTGGTCAAGAGCTCCAGAGTGATACAGACTCGAAGACCAAGACGCCCCAGATGATGGAGTACGAGAATAACAATGATGATGAAGAAATGAAAGACGTGGAGAAGAATAACATGCAGATCATGTTatatagtaataataataatgaagcTAAACCAAAGGCTAATGATAAAGATAATGGCTCTGGTGATGACATCGATGTGGTCATGAACACAGTCCAAGAGATAATGCTCGCTGTGGGCGGCTCCATCGATGAAGAGTATCAGTTTTTGGGCATCCAATCGGCCCGAAAGTTGCTCAGCCACCTCCGGCACCCGCCCATCGACATGCTGATCCACTACGGACTATTGCCGTACTGCGTGGAGTTCTTGAAGAGGCACCACAATCCCAAACTGCAATTGGAGGCCGCCTGGACCCTCACCAACGTCGCCTCGGGCACATCCGAACAGACCATGGCCGTGGTCAATGCCGGTGCTGTGCCCCATTTGGTGGCACTGTTGCGTTCCAAGTCCAAGGACGTCGTTGAGCAGGCCATCTGGGCCCTGAGTAACATATCCGGCGATGGACCAGAGTGCCGAGATCTGGTCCATTGTTTCAACATAATAGACTACATACTGCCCCTGCTCAATGTCCCGGATCCGATCACCTTTGGCCGCAATCTCACTTGGCTGATAGCCGTTTTGTGCCGCGGCCCAATGGAGCCACCGTCCTTCTCCCAGGTGGCCAGGTTGCTGCCCCACCTGGTCCACCAGTTGAATAACACGCCGGACATTCAGGTCCTGTCCAACACCGTCTGGGCATTCACGTACATGACCGACCGGAACTACCATCAGATCCGGGTGGTGCTGCAGTCGGGTGCCGTGCCACGGATTATCGGCTTTTTGGACCATGCCAACATAGCCGTCTTGATGCCGGCACTGCGATGCATTGCGAATATCATCACCAAGTCGGATGAGCTCACCGATCTGATGATATCGCTGGGTGTCCTGCCGTATCTGGCCAAGTTGCTGCAGCACGAGAAGCTGGTGGTCATCAAGCTGACCTCCTGGATAGTGAGCAATATGAGCTACAATCAGAACCATATCCAGGCGATGCTGGAGGCGCACGTCTATACGCAGCTGGGAAAGATTATGTCGCAGGGCGACTTCCGGATCCAGAGGGAGGTGGTCTGGTGCATCACCAACACGATCGCATCGGCAACTCCGCTCCAAAATATAACTATGGTGGACGACTGTGGTGTTCTCAAGCCGTTTGTCGAGATGCTCGGCTCGCAGGACACCAGGACCTTGCTGATCGTCCTAACTGGGATCGGCAGCCTGTTCAACCTGGCCGTCAAGTTGGGCGCCACCCCGAGCTTCTGTTTgaaattcgaggagctgggcGGCCTGGACAGGGTGGAGAAGCTGCAGATGCACTATCACATGGATGTCTATGAAATGGCATTCGAGATAATCGATACCTACTATCCGGAGGTGGAGGACTCGGGCGGCAACCATCGCGCCCCAAAACAACGCAGTCCCAGGCGTGGTGCTGGAGATGGAGCTAGTCAGGAAGAGCTTGAAGCAGCATTAACAGGGCCAGGATCAGCTGGCCCAGGACTATCCGCGGATGGGCAGTCCTTTGAGTTGTCAGGACCGCCCATGCCGGAGGGCGGATTTCACTTTTGA